GCCGGCCTCCCCGGCCAGGACGGCCTCCCGCGCGAGCAGCGCGACGTGCGGGAAGACCGCGCGCAGCGTGGCCAGCTCGGCGCGGACGAAGTCCAGCGGCGGGTGGTCGATGAGGTTGGCGGCGTAGACGCCGTCGTCGGCTAGCGCGCGGTCGACCAGGCCCAGCGCCTCGACCGTGGTCAGCTGCCAGGGCACCGACAGCCCCCCGAAGGCGTCGCCGACGACGAGGTCGCGCTGCCCCGCCGGCTCCTGCGCCAGCGCCACCCGGGCGTCGGCCACCTCGACCCGCAGCCCGCCGGTCTCGGTCAGCCCGAGCTGCGCGCGGTCCAGCTCCACCACCCCCGGGTCGACCTCGACCACCAGGCTCTCCGTGCCCGGCCGGACGGCGGCCAGGTAGCGCGGCAGCGTGGCCCCGCCGCCGCCGAGGTGCAGCGCCGACACCGGGTCGCCCGCCGGTGCGGTCACGTCGGTCACCGCGGCGATCGCCCGGACGTAGTCGAACTCCAGGTGCGTCGGGTCGGCGAGGTCGACGTAGGAGTGCCGCAGCGTGTCCAGCAGCAGCACCCGGCCGGTCTCCCGCTCCGGGTCGGCCACCACCCGGGCGCAGTGGTAGGCGGTCTCGGCCGCACACCGGCTCGGCGCGACCGCGGCGAGCAGCGTGCCGGCCAGGGCGAGCAGCAGCAGGGTCGCCGGCACCCGCCCGGCCGCACCACCGGTGCGCCGCCGCAGCAGCACCCCGACGGCCAGGCCGGTGGCCACGGTGACCAGCCCGGTGCCGACCATGATCCCGCTAGTCGGGAAGAACGCGACGAGCAGGAATCCGGTGAGGAAGGTGGCGGCGATCCCGCCGAGGGTGCCGATGCCCGAGAGCCGGCCGACCACCGAGCCGGTCTCGGCGAGGCTGGCCAGCTGCAGCTTGACGACCATCGGCGGCACGGCCGACAGCAGCGCGGCCGGGACGACGACGGCGACCGCGGCCAGCAGCAGCACGCTGCCGGCGTCCGCGCCGGTGAGCACCGACCCGGCGAAGCGCACCAGCGGCAGGACGGCGACGACCAGCGCGCCGCCGGCGACCATCAGCGGCGCGATCAGCCGGCGCGGGTCGGTGCGGTCGGCCAGCGCGCCACCCATCCAGGCGCCCACCGCGATCGCGGCCAGGGCGAACCCGATGACCGACGTGCTGGTCTGCAGGGTGATGCCGACGTAGGGCGCGATCAGCCGCAGCCCGGCGATCTCCAGCACCAGCACCGCGCCGGAGGACAGGAAGGTGACGACGGCGGCCACCCAGTCCGGCAGGGCGGCGGCGCCGGCCCGGGGCCCGGCGCCGGTCACGGCCTCCTCGGTGCCGGTCACCTCAGAAGAGGGCGGGCTGGTCGGCCGGTGCGGCGACCGCCTCGACGCGGGCGATCAGCTCGGCGCCGTTGTTCTTCACGCTGTTCACCGCGGTGCCGACCGGGCGCAGCTCCAGGCCCTCGACCAGCTCCGGCGGCGTGGGCGCGGCCAGCTCGGCGACGTCCTCGCGGGCCGGGTCCAGCCAGGCCGCCCAGCGGTCGCGGGGTAGCACCAGGGGCATCCGGTCGTGGATCTCCGCGAGCGCGCCGACGGCGGGCGCGGTGACCACCGTGCAGGTGTAGAAGCGGTCGTCGCCCTCGCCCCACACCTCCCACAGGCCGGCGAAGGCCAGCACCGAGCCGTCGCGCGGGGTCGTGTAGTAGGGCTGCTTGCCGGGGCCGTCCAGCTTCTTGGCCCACTCGTACCAGCCGTCGGCCGGCACCAGGCAGCGCCGGGAGCGGGCCGCGCGCCGGAAGGCCGGCTTCTCGGTGAGCGACTCGACGCGGGCGTTGAGCATCCGGTTGCCGACCGAGGCGTCCTTGGCCCACGAGGGCACCAGCCCCCAGCGGACGGCGCGCAGCTCGCGGTGCCCCGCGCCGGTGGGTGCCCCCTCGGCGTCCCGCTCCCGCTTGTGCCGGACGACGTAGACGTCCTTGGTCGGGGCGACGTTGTAGTCCGCCGGCAGGGGGGCCTGCCCCTCGGCCGGGACCGCCTCGAACTCCAGGACGAGGTCCTCGGGGCGGCGGCTGGCGGCGTAGCGGCCACACACGGTGGTACCTCCCGGTCGGGCCGGACGATGCGGTCGCCTGCGACTGTATGCGGGACCGGGGACGGTCCCCGGCTGCGGGAGACCGGCCGGCCGGCGTTCGACGTCCCGCCGTCGAGCGACGAGGATCACCCTCGTGACCGCGACCCAGCACCCCCCGACCGAGCACCCGAAGACCGCCAGCGAGTCCGGCGAGCGCCGCTACGCGACGGTCAACCCCTTCACCGGGGAGACGGAGCAGGAGTTCGACTACACGCCCACCGACGAGATCGACGGCATCGTCGGGCGCGCGCACACCGCCTACCAGGAGTGGCGCGAGCGGTCGGTCGAGGACCGCGCCGCCGTCGTCCGCCGCGCCGCGGAGCTGATGGACGAGCGGCGGGCCGACCTCGCCGCCCTCATCACCACCGAGATGGGCAAGCGCGCCGAGGAGGCCGTCGGCGAGCTGAAGCTGTGCTC
This window of the Geodermatophilus sp. DSM 44513 genome carries:
- a CDS encoding SOS response-associated peptidase, whose amino-acid sequence is MCGRYAASRRPEDLVLEFEAVPAEGQAPLPADYNVAPTKDVYVVRHKRERDAEGAPTGAGHRELRAVRWGLVPSWAKDASVGNRMLNARVESLTEKPAFRRAARSRRCLVPADGWYEWAKKLDGPGKQPYYTTPRDGSVLAFAGLWEVWGEGDDRFYTCTVVTAPAVGALAEIHDRMPLVLPRDRWAAWLDPAREDVAELAAPTPPELVEGLELRPVGTAVNSVKNNGAELIARVEAVAAPADQPALF
- a CDS encoding fused MFS/spermidine synthase encodes the protein MTGTEEAVTGAGPRAGAAALPDWVAAVVTFLSSGAVLVLEIAGLRLIAPYVGITLQTSTSVIGFALAAIAVGAWMGGALADRTDPRRLIAPLMVAGGALVVAVLPLVRFAGSVLTGADAGSVLLLAAVAVVVPAALLSAVPPMVVKLQLASLAETGSVVGRLSGIGTLGGIAATFLTGFLLVAFFPTSGIMVGTGLVTVATGLAVGVLLRRRTGGAAGRVPATLLLLALAGTLLAAVAPSRCAAETAYHCARVVADPERETGRVLLLDTLRHSYVDLADPTHLEFDYVRAIAAVTDVTAPAGDPVSALHLGGGGATLPRYLAAVRPGTESLVVEVDPGVVELDRAQLGLTETGGLRVEVADARVALAQEPAGQRDLVVGDAFGGLSVPWQLTTVEALGLVDRALADDGVYAANLIDHPPLDFVRAELATLRAVFPHVALLAREAVLAGEAGGNVVVLASREPLPLDAVGDALGDRGLDWQVASGARLAEFVGDARVLTDDHAPVDQLLTPYTTPGS